In Aspergillus nidulans FGSC A4 chromosome II, a single window of DNA contains:
- a CDS encoding uncharacterized protein (transcript_id=CADANIAT00005077), whose translation MADHRSLDIIRSHNDGSGQDIQESSEEKYPENIDDERTSTVAAKSGDLPPDGGYGWSYGVFLAYYLSHDVFPNTSALMYAFTGGLSISCALLVAPLATYLIHVLGTRAVLNIGVFFETLSLIASSFVSQRWQIFLSQGVCFGIGMGFLFVGSVGITPQWFHRRRSLAMGINAAGSGLGGLTYSLAVGAIIPRLGLSWAFRILGIVSCVVNLVCANLLRDRNTAVGSRFKAFHFPLFKRPEFLLFLGWGIFSMLGYVAILFSMSNFAVSVGLSAHQASIISALLNLGQGLGRPFVGMFSDKLGRINIATFLSFLCGVFCLLIWTFARSMGLVSFFAVLVGTVAGTYWATVAPVLAEIIDLKDLPGGLSITWIVLVAPTTVAEPIALLLRDNDSPSRIYLHVQLFTGLMYIAAAVCLWTVRGWKVGENLRVKQEKSAVAVETDKKDESVVLQQQSGGTGASRSQQSTKTAVWYPHALMRGMVSAKKV comes from the exons ATGGCAGATCATCGCTCGCTTGATATAATTCGTTCTCACAACGATGGCAGTGGTCAAGATATACAAGAGTCCTCTGAGGAAAAATACCCCGAGAACATTGACGATGAACGCACGTCTACCGTAGCTGCAAAGTCTGGTGACCTACCTCCAGATGGCGGATATGGCTGG AGCTACGGCGTGTTCCTTGCTTACTATCTCTCTCACGATGTATTCCCCAACACCTCGGCACTTATGTATGCCTTCACTGGTGGCTTGAGTATATCCTGCGCTCTCCTCGTTGCGCCTCTGGCCACCTACCTCATCCATGTCTTGGGGACGCGTGCGGTCCTGAATATTGGTGTCTTTTTCGAAACACTCAGTCTGATAGCATCTTCATTCGTTTCTCAGCGTTGGCAGATATTTCTCAGTCAAGGCGTCTGTTTCGGTATCGGTATGGGATTTCTATTCGTTGGCAGCGTGGGAATCACGCCCCAATGGTTCCATCGTCGACGAAGTCTTGCTATGGGCATcaatgctgctggatctggcCTAGGAGGACTAACCTACTCTCTTGCCGTGGGAGCAATCATCCCTCGGCTAGGGCTTAGTTGGGCATTTCGAATATTAGGGATTGTTTCCTGCGTTGTGAACCTAGTGTGTGCGAACTTGCTGAGAGATCGCAATACAGCTGTTGGAAGCCGCTTCAAAGCATTCCACTTTCCACTTTTCAAACGCCCAgagtttcttctctttcttggtTGGGGTATATTTTCCATGCTTGGCTATGTCGCGATCCTATTTAGCATGTCAAATTTCGCCGTCTCAGTTGGTCTCTCCGCCCACCAGGCGAGTATTATTAGCGCCCTGCTCAACCTCGGCCAAGGACTGGGACGACCCTTTGTTGGTATGTTCAGTGATAAACTTGGCCGGATCAACATCGCAactttcctttccttcctctgCGGAGTCTTCTGTCTGCTGATTTGGACATTTGCCCGCAGTATGGGCCTTGTGTCCTTTTTTGCTGTGCTTGTTGGCACTGTTGCTGGCACTTACTGGGCCACTGTGGCCCCAGTGTTGGCTGAGATTATCGATTTGAAAGACCTACCCGGTGGTCTTAGCATCACCTGGATTGTCCTGGTGGCACCGACAACCGTGGCAGAGCCCATCGCACTGTTATTACGTGATAACGACTCTCCCAGCCGCATTTATCTACATGTGCAACTTTTCACCGGCCTGATGTATATTGCGGCCGCGGTATGCCTCTGGACAGTTCGAGGCTGGAAAGTGGGAGAAAACCTTCGCgtcaagcaagaaaagtCAGCGGTTGCCGTAGAGACAGATAAAAAAGACGAAAGTGttgttctgcagcagcaaagcgGCGGAACTGGTGCGAGCCGGTCACAACAGTCTACAAAGACAGCTGTTTGGTATCCGCATGCTCTCATGCGCGGGATGGTATCAGCCAAGAAGGTTTAG
- a CDS encoding exosome catalytic subunit DIS3 (transcript_id=CADANIAT00005078) — translation MKSLRRDYSTDPSTANVTSKVFVRSTKSGKVQKIVRELYLRQDIPCSSRLFVPFVLSEQPAGTTAFPRGHYIVPDTNALLNGMDLFEHTGAFYDVIILQTVLEELKNQSLPLYNRLLALIKTDEKRFYLFFNEFRLETHVRREQDESINDRNDRAVRTVAKWYMDHLRAVTKSKKEKSIPAIVVITDDKENLRKAKEESVTALSLENYVSGLEDADRLLDMINESREAREAKEARGELYYPEYYSMSKIMTGLRAGNLHQGVFNVSPYNYLEGQVKVAAFDKPLIIMGRHNSNRAISGDVVVVEILPKDQWKSPSTKIVDEEAVTKNDNPEGEDNETVITEKERRALQEEVRQAHGKNHEGRPQPTAKVVGVVKRNWRQYVGTVDPTSTGSQTTGRRQQNVFVLPMEKKVPKIRVRTRQATELLGQRILVTIDAWNRDSRYPTGHFIRSLGELETKSAETEALLLEWDVQYKPFPKAVLECLPPEGHDWRVPASKDDIGWRGRRDLRDLLICSIDPPGCQDIDDALHARKLPNGNFEVGVHIADVSHFVKPNNAMDLEASVRGTTVYLVDKRIDMLPHLLGTDLCSLKPYVERYAFSVLWEMTPDAEVVSADFTKSVIRSREAFSYEQAQLRIDDPSKTDELTESMRTLLHLSKILRQKRMDAGALNLASPEVRIEADNDEVGDPLADVKTKAMLATNSLVEEFMLHANITVAAKIYSTFPQTAMLRRHATPPPQNFEELINQLTKKRDMRLDVSSSRALADSLDRCTDAENPFFNTLVRILATRCMTSAEYFCAGAHAESEFRHYGLASPIYTHFTSPIRRYADLLVHRQLAAAINYEGEDGRATIEGSITRNRLEDICRNINYRHRNAQHAGRASIEYYVGQALKARSEKLATNGVDIGIEEDGYVMRVFENGVVVFVPRFGIEGVVRLEDFVLPSDEALRSVEDRRELVTRRESEFDPEEYTLKVSNKGHQERSVAVELFQRVKVNISSVKEETGRGVGKRRVRILILNNEL, via the exons ATGAAGAGTCTCAGGCGGGATTATTCAACTGATCCTTCCACTGCGAACGTCACTAGCAAAGTCTTCGTCCGGTCGACAAAAAGTGGAAAAGTGCAGAAGATTGTTCGCGAGCTCTACTTAAGACAGGATATCCCTTGCTCTTCGAGGTTAT TCGTGCCATTCGTTCTCTCGGAGCAACCCGCAGGCACAACGGCCTTCCCCCGCGGACACTACATTGTTCCTGACACGAATGCGCTTTTGAATGGAATGGATTTGTTTGAGCATACAGGGGCTTTCTATGACGTGATTATCCTTCAAACCGTCCTGGAAGAGTTAAAGAACCAGTCTCTTCCGCTCTACAACCGTTTGCTTGCGCTAATCAAAACCGACGAAAAACGCTTCTACCTTTTCTTCAACGAGTTTCGTCTCGAGACGCATGTTAGgagagagcaggatgagTCGATAAATGACCGGAATGACCGAGCTGTGAGGACCGTCGCAAAATGGTACATGGATCATTTGCGCGCAGTTACCAAaagcaagaaggagaagtccATTCCGGCTATTGTGGTTATAACTGATGATAAAGAGAACTTGCGCAAGGCCAAAGAGGAAAGTGTGACGGCCTTGTCGTTAGAGAACTACGTTAGTGGATTGGAAGATGCGGACAGGTTGCTCGACATGATCAATGAGTCTCGGGAAGCGAGGGAGGCGAAAGAAGCCCGCGGAGAACTCTACTATCCAGAGTACTATTCTATGTCGAAGATCATGACAGGATTACGGGCCGGAAATCTTCACCAAGGCGTTTTCAATGTCTCGCCATATAATTATCTAGAGGGACAAGTCAAAGTCGCGGCATTTGATAAACCACTTATCATTATGGGCCGTCATAACAGTAACCGAGCCATATCTGGAGATGTCGTCGTGGTTGAAATCTTACCCAAAGATCAGTGGAAGTCGCCTTCAACAAAGATCGTCGACGAAGAAGCCGTGACAAAGAATGATAATCCTGAGGGCGAGGACAACGAAACTGTCATCACTGAGAAGGAGCGGAGAGCTTTACAAGAAGAGGTTAGGCAAGCGCATGGAAAGAACCACGAGGGGCGGCCGCAACCGACGGCGAAGGTTGTGGGCGTCGTGAAACGGAATTGGCGCCAATACGTCGGAACCGTTGATCCAACATCCACCGGCTCTCAAACCACTGGCCGACGACAGCAGAATGTTTTCGTCCTCCCGATGGAAAAGAAGGTCCCCAAGATCCGGGTTCGAACACGACAGGCTACGGAACTGTTAGGTCAAAGGATCCTGGTCACCATCGATGCTTGGAACCGCGACTCTCGATACCCTACCGGACACTTCATCCGGTCACTGGGCGAATTAGAGACGAAGTCCGCTGAGACGGAGGCTTTGTTACTAGAATGGGACGTACAATACAAGCCCTTCCCGAAGGCTGTGTTGGAGTGTCTTCCCCCTGAAGGACACGATTGGCGTGTCCCGGCAAGCAAAGATGATATTGGCTGGCGAGGGCGAAGGGATCTACGGGATCTTCTTATCTGTAGTATTGATCCTCCAGGTTGTCAGGATATCGACGATGCTCTTCACGCGCGGAAGTTGCCGAACGGCAACTTCGAAGTCGGTGTTCACATCGCAGATGTCTCTCATTTCGTGAAGCCCAATAATGCTATGGACCTTGAGGCTAGCGTTCGTGGAACAACAGTTTACCTAGTGGACAAGCGTATTGATATGCTTCCCCACCTTCTGGGCACAGATCTCTGTTCCCTTAAGCCATATGTGGAGCGTTATGCCTTCTCAGTACTGTGGGAAATGACGCCAGACGCAGAGGTTGTGTCTGCCGACTTCACGAAATCTGTGATTCGATCGCGTGAAGCCTTCAGTTATGAACAAGCCCAGCTACGTATCGATGACCCATCGAAGACAGATGAGCTGACAGAAAGCATGCGTACCCTACTTCATCTCTCTAAAATCCTGCGCCAGAAGCGCATGGATGCCGGTGCACTGAACTTAGCATCACCAGAGGTCCGCATCGAAGCAGACAACGACGAGGTCGGCGACCCCTTGGCGGACGTTAAGACAAAAGCGATGCTTGCAACAAACAGTCTCGTTGAAGAATTTATGCTCCACGCCAACATCACCGTCGCGGCTAAAATCTACAGCACCTTCCCGCAAACCGCCATGCTCCGACGACATGCGACACCCCCGCCCCAAAACTTCGAAGAACTGATCAACCAACTCACCAAGAAGCGCGACATGCGCCTTGACGTCTCCAGCTCTCGCGCCCTCGCCGACTCGCTCGACCGCTGCACAGACGCTGAAAACCCGTTCTTCAACACCCTCGTCCGCATTCTTGCCACCCGCTGCATGACTTCCGCAGAGTATTTCTGCGCCGGCGCGCACGCGGAGTCTGAATTCCGTCACTATGGCCTCGCCTCACCCATTTACACACACTTCACGTCCCCGATCCGCCGGTACGCCGATCTCCTTGTGCACCGTCAACTCGCAGCGGCAATCAATTACGAGGGCGAAGACGGCCGCGCCACGATCGAGGGCTCCATTACGCGTAACCGCCTCGAGGATATCTGCCGCAACATCAACTACCGTCACCGCAACGCACAGCACGCCGGCCGCGCCAGCATCGAGTACTATGTTGGTCAAGCTCTCAAAGCACGTAGCGAGAAGCTCGCCACAAACGGCGTAGACATCGGCATCGAAGAGGACGGATACGTCATGCGCGTCTTTGAAAACGGTGTTGTGGTCTTTGTGCCTCGATTTGGTATTGAGGGCGTAGTCAGACTTGAGGATTTCGTTCTGCCTAGTGATGAGGCGCTGCGGTCTGTTGAGGATAGGAGGGAGCTTGTTACCAGGCGCGAGAGTGAGTTTGATCCAGAGGAATATACCCTTAAGGTCTCGAATAAGGGGCACCAAGAACGGTCGGTGGCCGTGGAGCTTTTCCAGAGGGTTAAAGTTAACATTAGCTCTGTGAAGGAGGAGACTGGACGGGGTgttgggaagaggagggtgaggatatTGATTCTGAATA ATGAGTTGTGA
- a CDS encoding carbon-nitrogen hydrolase family protein (transcript_id=CADANIAT00005079), protein MAIAAVGQLCSTANISSNLAQCRTLVRKAVEAGAKALFLPEAADYIGSSPAETISLARPVQESEFVLGLQSEARDNNLHINVGIHEPAANGRVKNTLIWIDDKGYITQRYQKVHLFDVDIKGGPVLKESSSVEKGNEILPPFDTVLGRIGLSICFDLRFPEISLALRRQNAQIITYPSAFTVPTGRAHWETLLRARAIETQSYVIAAAQAGPHNEKRQSYGHSMIVNPWGEIMAKLGDEYEEPQIVVANIDLELLGKVRTEMPLLRRTDIYPEI, encoded by the exons ATGGCTATCGCA GCCGTGGGGCAACTATGTTCAACAGCAAACATTTCCTCCAACCTCGCGCAATGTCGAACCCTTGTGCGAAAGGCCGTTGAAGCTGGCGCGAAG GCTCTATTCCTACCCGAGGCAGCGGACTACATAGGGTCGTCCCCAGCAGAGACGATATCGCTTGCTCGTCCCGTACAAGAAAGTGAATTTGTTCTTGGTCTCCAAAGTGAGGCTCGAGATAACAATCTGCATATAAACGTCGGAATTCATGAGCCTGCAGCAAACGGAAGGGTGAAGAATACGCTCATCTGGATTGACGACAAGGGCTATATCACGCAGCGGTATCAGAAGGTACACCTGTTTGATGTAGATATTAAAGGAGGGCCTGTATTGAAGGAAAGCTC GAGCGTTGAAAAAGGAAACGAAATACTTCCGCCATTCGACACAGTTCTTGGGCGTATTGGATTATCAATCTGCTTTGAT CTACGCTTCCCTGAGATCAGCTTAGCATTAAGACGCCAGAATGCTCAGATCATTACCTATCCATCAGCATTTACGGTCCCCACAGGCAGAGCACATTGGGAAACGCTTCTCCGGGCCAGGGCTATCGAAACACAGTCCTATGTAATAGCCGCTGCGCAAGCAGGTCCTCATAATGAGAAAAGACAGAGCTATGGCCACTCGATGATTGTGAACCCCTGGGGAGAGATCATGGCTAAGCTTGGCGACGAGTATGAAGAGCCACAGATCGTCGTTGCGAATATTGATCTGGAGCTTCTGGGAAAGGTCAGAACAGAGATGCCGCTGCTTAGAAGGACAGATATATACCCTGAGATATAG